In the Syntrophorhabdaceae bacterium genome, one interval contains:
- a CDS encoding HU family DNA-binding protein — protein MNKMDIINKLASDINVNQKIAKIAVDTIIDSVKNAITKNERVEIRGFGSFTLREYKAYKGRNPKSGETVNVEPKKLPYFKVGKELKEMVWKEDPGK, from the coding sequence ATGAATAAGATGGATATTATCAATAAGCTCGCTTCCGATATAAACGTAAACCAAAAGATCGCGAAAATAGCCGTAGACACGATCATAGACAGCGTAAAGAACGCCATTACAAAGAACGAACGCGTTGAAATACGGGGTTTCGGAAGTTTCACGCTGAGGGAGTATAAGGCGTACAAGGGAAGAAACCCGAAAAGCGGCGAAACAGTCAACGTGGAGCCGAAGAAACTACCCTACTTTAAGGTTGGAAAAGAACTCAAAGAGATGGTCTGGAAAGAAGATCCGGGCAAATAA
- a CDS encoding phosphoribosylformylglycinamidine synthase subunit PurQ — protein sequence MKKKTTKSLVVFGNGINCEQETAYANKLAGFRAELMHIDEMTENPKRIRGYGLINFPGGFLDGDDLGSAKAQAVKWKYRTMEGSKERFLDELTKFVASGGLIIGICNGFQLLVKTGLLPALAGEYGKQTTTLTANDSGRFEDRWVCLKVNRFSHCIFTRDMDTIYLPVRHGEGKCVVDTPDSRRELNEKGHVVMQYADESGAVSDAYPYNPNGSTDAIAALTDPTGRVFGLMPHPEAFVHYTQHPRWTREALNAEGDGLKIFRNAYRYIVENQ from the coding sequence ATGAAAAAGAAGACCACGAAAAGCCTGGTAGTGTTCGGAAACGGCATAAACTGCGAGCAGGAGACCGCCTACGCGAACAAGCTCGCGGGATTTCGCGCCGAGCTTATGCACATCGACGAGATGACAGAGAACCCCAAGAGAATCCGCGGGTACGGATTGATCAATTTTCCCGGTGGGTTTCTTGACGGCGACGACCTTGGCTCGGCCAAGGCCCAGGCCGTGAAATGGAAGTACCGTACTATGGAGGGCTCCAAAGAAAGGTTTCTTGATGAGCTTACCAAGTTCGTTGCGTCAGGGGGGCTTATCATAGGGATATGTAACGGGTTCCAGCTCCTGGTGAAGACCGGCCTGTTGCCGGCGCTCGCCGGGGAGTACGGAAAACAGACAACGACACTCACGGCAAATGATTCGGGTCGATTCGAGGACCGATGGGTTTGCCTTAAGGTCAATCGATTTTCTCATTGCATATTTACCAGGGATATGGATACAATTTACCTTCCTGTGCGTCACGGAGAGGGGAAGTGTGTGGTCGACACCCCTGACAGCAGGAGGGAACTGAACGAGAAGGGCCACGTGGTCATGCAGTACGCTGATGAATCGGGCGCCGTAAGCGACGCTTACCCATATAATCCGAACGGCTCTACAGATGCCATTGCCGCGCTTACCGATCCCACGGGTAGAGTCTTCGGGCTTATGCCGCACCCCGAGGCCTTCGTCCACTATACGCAACACCCGAGATGGACGAGAGAGGCGCTTAACGCTGAAGGGGATGGCTTGAAGATTTTCAGGAACGCGTACCGGTACATTGTAGAAAATCAATGA
- the ccsA gene encoding cytochrome c biogenesis protein CcsA, with protein MPAHHKILGIVTMLYLALFFLHVLYFALRKEKILSVVWILFYITFTLHTVGILLRWLESYRLGIGHAPLSNFYESLIFYAWSVTGLLIVMKKRIGIPAITCLGSTAALVLMGFASLSPTVERSIEPLVPALQSNWLHIHVMTCFVAYAAFAVASMASILRVAGMGRFAPSAERLDEINYKSIIIGFPMLTSGILTGAVWAHYAWGSYWSWDPKETWSLITWIVYALFLHVRLKGVRGKKSAILSIVGFASVLVTYFVVNFILSGLHSYAR; from the coding sequence ATGCCGGCACACCATAAGATACTCGGTATCGTCACCATGCTCTATCTCGCACTTTTCTTTCTGCATGTCCTCTATTTTGCCTTGAGGAAAGAAAAGATTCTGTCGGTGGTGTGGATCCTCTTTTATATCACCTTCACCTTGCACACGGTCGGCATACTTTTGCGCTGGCTGGAGTCGTACAGGTTGGGCATCGGCCATGCACCTCTGTCAAACTTCTACGAGTCGCTCATATTCTACGCATGGAGCGTAACCGGGCTTTTGATCGTGATGAAAAAAAGGATTGGCATTCCTGCCATAACGTGTCTTGGCTCTACGGCGGCACTCGTCCTGATGGGGTTTGCGTCTCTATCGCCGACAGTGGAAAGAAGCATTGAGCCGCTCGTGCCGGCCTTGCAGAGCAATTGGTTACATATTCACGTGATGACCTGCTTTGTAGCGTACGCAGCCTTTGCCGTGGCCTCAATGGCAAGCATATTGCGCGTGGCGGGCATGGGTCGATTTGCGCCCTCGGCTGAAAGACTCGATGAAATTAACTATAAAAGCATAATTATTGGCTTTCCCATGCTGACTTCTGGTATACTTACGGGTGCGGTATGGGCACACTACGCATGGGGTTCTTACTGGAGTTGGGACCCCAAAGAGACGTGGTCGCTCATTACCTGGATTGTATACGCCCTGTTTCTCCACGTGAGGCTTAAGGGGGTCAGGGGCAAGAAGAGCGCAATTCTATCGATCGTGGGATTTGCGAGCGTTCTCGTCACATATTTTGTGGTAAATTTCATATTATCGGGATTACACAGTTACGCCAGATGA
- a CDS encoding cytochrome c biogenesis protein ResB: MIATKNNPETSKDGVGAPLLHGIYRKASSIGFSITVLSLIAAASIVGTLIEQGATEEEYLSYYTEGVYRVVRLLGLDDVYHSFWFYTLLALFALNLILCTRERFTRFVRERRGDLRLKADRLEAMELSFTVPEQRSTEVMRNIKRAYRTLSEDDLRGAYEKGVLARLSVFIIHGSILVILAGGLIGHVFGFRASLALRIGEVRDRAITRDAGEKEIPLGFAIRCKDFKVNLYPNGTPKEYVTTVEILGRQKVEGEQMIRVNDPLTYNGMRFYQSSYGAAASCLFNVGGERVEARQDEVIQKENLVFKVVRYEEKVHGFGPGVEVAYLSRDEQRTTWFLLNVQKMKAQLLNGVAIELEKIKQEPFTVLEVVRDPGVYLVWMGFALLIVGLFVNFFGYYRRIYVARIKDGIVVAGYAAKNREAFEKEFERLKEVTDAGTP, from the coding sequence ATGATTGCCACAAAAAATAATCCCGAAACAAGCAAAGACGGCGTAGGCGCCCCCCTTTTACATGGCATATATCGGAAGGCGAGCTCTATCGGCTTTTCCATCACAGTTTTATCGCTGATTGCGGCCGCATCTATCGTGGGTACGCTCATAGAACAGGGCGCAACAGAGGAGGAGTATCTAAGTTATTACACGGAAGGCGTGTACAGGGTCGTGAGGCTGTTGGGCTTGGACGATGTGTACCATTCCTTCTGGTTTTATACGCTGCTCGCGCTCTTTGCCCTAAACCTGATCCTGTGCACACGAGAGCGCTTCACCCGTTTTGTCCGGGAAAGGCGGGGAGACCTTAGGCTCAAGGCCGACCGACTCGAGGCCATGGAATTGAGCTTCACCGTGCCCGAACAGAGAAGCACAGAGGTGATGAGGAATATAAAGAGAGCTTACCGGACTCTTAGCGAAGACGATCTTCGCGGCGCTTACGAAAAGGGGGTTCTCGCACGGCTCTCAGTTTTCATCATTCACGGAAGCATCCTTGTTATTCTTGCGGGGGGCCTAATCGGACACGTTTTTGGGTTTCGCGCATCCCTTGCCTTGAGGATTGGAGAGGTGCGGGACCGGGCGATAACGAGAGATGCGGGCGAGAAAGAGATACCGCTTGGGTTTGCCATAAGATGCAAGGACTTTAAGGTAAACCTTTACCCGAACGGCACACCGAAAGAATACGTGACCACCGTGGAGATTCTAGGGAGGCAGAAGGTGGAAGGCGAACAGATGATCCGTGTGAACGATCCCCTGACGTACAATGGAATGCGCTTCTACCAATCGAGCTACGGGGCAGCCGCCTCTTGCCTGTTTAACGTGGGTGGAGAAAGAGTAGAAGCCCGACAGGACGAGGTGATTCAAAAAGAAAATCTCGTATTTAAAGTGGTGAGGTACGAAGAGAAGGTCCACGGTTTCGGCCCCGGGGTTGAGGTCGCCTACTTATCTCGGGATGAGCAAAGAACCACATGGTTCTTGTTGAACGTGCAGAAGATGAAGGCGCAGTTATTAAATGGCGTCGCTATCGAACTGGAAAAGATCAAACAAGAGCCCTTTACGGTTCTCGAGGTGGTCCGCGACCCTGGCGTGTATCTGGTTTGGATGGGCTTTGCCCTGCTCATCGTTGGCCTCTTTGTTAATTTTTTCGGTTACTACCGGCGGATCTACGTAGCGAGGATTAAGGATGGGATTGTGGTTGCCGGGTATGCCGCGAAGAACAGAGAAGCCTTCGAGAAGGAATTTGAGAGGCTCAAAGAGGTGACAGATGCCGGCACACCATAA
- a CDS encoding histone deacetylase yields the protein MTVGIVKHPIYLKHLTDEYHPESPKRLEHVYAMLETLDQQGLAYVSPRMATPEEIALVHDLPYIESIARAGGKPMHHLDPDTVSSPKTYEAALMAVGGLLQLADAIQSSEVDTGFALVRPPGHHAERSHAMGFCIFNNIAIAAKYLENKYGLKNILLVDFDLHHGNGTQHTFYQDRTVLYFSTHQYPYYPGTGSLDEVGEGDGRGYTINVPMSGGMGDEDYIYAFKDVLVPVSEMYKPEMVLVSAGFDTYYDDPLGGMAVTETGFAAMTRILLDIAKKHCNGQALFALEGGYDLRGLASSVRAVIAELMGKPLYPYEKKAQPSPAIVQTATALKRTLIPYWGHF from the coding sequence ATGACTGTCGGGATCGTTAAGCACCCCATATACTTGAAGCACCTCACCGATGAGTATCATCCTGAGAGCCCTAAGAGACTAGAACACGTCTACGCTATGCTCGAAACCCTTGACCAGCAAGGCTTGGCGTACGTGTCCCCGAGGATGGCAACCCCCGAGGAGATCGCCCTCGTGCATGACCTCCCCTATATCGAGTCCATCGCCCGGGCGGGCGGCAAACCCATGCACCATCTGGATCCGGACACCGTGTCCTCACCCAAAACTTATGAGGCGGCCTTAATGGCCGTGGGTGGCCTTTTACAGCTCGCCGATGCGATCCAATCGTCCGAAGTGGATACCGGGTTTGCGCTTGTCAGGCCCCCCGGTCACCATGCCGAGCGATCCCATGCAATGGGTTTCTGCATCTTCAACAACATCGCCATCGCCGCCAAATACCTGGAGAACAAGTACGGGCTCAAAAACATTCTTCTCGTAGACTTCGACCTCCACCACGGAAACGGCACCCAGCACACCTTTTATCAGGACAGAACCGTGCTCTATTTTTCAACACACCAGTATCCCTACTACCCCGGCACGGGCTCTCTCGATGAGGTCGGGGAAGGCGACGGCAGGGGATACACCATCAATGTGCCCATGTCGGGCGGCATGGGCGATGAAGATTATATCTATGCCTTCAAGGACGTTCTCGTACCCGTTTCGGAAATGTATAAGCCGGAAATGGTGCTCGTCTCCGCCGGATTCGACACGTACTACGACGACCCCCTGGGAGGTATGGCCGTTACCGAGACCGGTTTCGCGGCCATGACAAGGATACTCCTCGATATTGCAAAGAAACATTGCAACGGCCAGGCGCTCTTTGCGCTTGAAGGGGGTTATGATTTACGGGGGCTTGCGAGCTCTGTCAGGGCTGTCATTGCCGAACTGATGGGCAAACCGCTCTATCCATACGAAAAGAAGGCTCAACCTTCGCCCGCGATTGTTCAGACGGCAACCGCTTTGAAACGGACTTTAATTCCCTACTGGGGACACTTCTGA